The following proteins are co-located in the Lagenorhynchus albirostris chromosome 4, mLagAlb1.1, whole genome shotgun sequence genome:
- the SHISA3 gene encoding protein shisa-3 homolog: MGALLALCLLLGWLRGGPADAQQSGEYCHGWVDVQGNYHEGFQCPEDFDTLDATICCGSCALRYCCAAADARLEQGGCTNDRGELEHPGITAQPVYVPFLIVGSIFIAFIVLGSLVAVYCCTCLRPKEPSQQPIRFSLRTYQTETLPMILTSTNLRAPSRQSSTATSSSSTGGSIRRFSFARAEPGCLVPSPPPPYTTGHPIHLTQPSGFLVSPQYFAYPLQQEPPLPGKSCPDFSSS; the protein is encoded by the exons ATGGGGGCGCTGCTGGCGCTCTGTCTCCTCTTGGGCTGGCTGCGCGGGGGTCCGGCGGACGCCCAGCAGTCCGGAGAGTACTGCCACGGCTGGGTGGACGTGCAGGGCAACTACCACGAGGGCTTCCAGTGCCCGGAGGATTTCGACACGCTGGACGCCACCATCTGCTGCGGATCGTGCGCGCTGCGCTACTGCTGCGCCGCGGCCGACGCCAGGCTGGAGCAGGGCGGCTGCACCAATGACCGCGGCGAGCTGGAGCACCCCGGCATCACGGCGC AGCCTGTGTACGTTCCCTTCCTGATCGTTGGCTCCATCTTCATCGCCTTCATCGTTCTGGGCTCTTTAGTGGCTGTTTATTGCTGCACCTGCTTGAGACCCAAGGAGCCCTCGCAGCAGCCAATCCGCTTCTCGCTCCGCACCTATCAGACGGAGACCCTTCCCATGATCCTGACCTCCACGAACCTCAGGGCACCTTCCAGGCAGTCCAGCACAGCCACCAGCTCCAGCTCCACAGGGGGCTCCATCCGAAGGTTCTCCTTTGccagggcagagccaggctgcctggtgcCCTCACCACCCCCGCCTTATACGACAGGCCACCCAATCCACCTGACCCAACCGTCCGGTTTCCTGGTGTCACCCCAGTACTTTGCTTACCCACTCCAGCAGGAACCGCCACTGCCTGGGAAGAGCTGTCCAGACTTCAGTTCCAGTTGA